A genome region from Bemisia tabaci chromosome 3, PGI_BMITA_v3 includes the following:
- the Arpc1 gene encoding actin-related protein 2/3 complex subunit 1A-B has translation MSERHSFGVEPITCHAWNHDKTQLALSLNNQDVHIYEQNKVTNEWKLMHTLSQHELRVTGIDWAPRTNQIVTCSVDRNAYVWRLDSDGKWKPFLAMLRINRAATCVRWSPEENKFAAGTGARLISVSYFEKQNNWWLSKHIKKPIKSTVSCLDWHPNNMLLVVGTSDFKVKVYSVYIKDIEDPAPATSWGSKHVFGTPLAEFHNSSFGGGWVHSVAFSGDGNRICWVAHNSSINIADASNGNISVTSLKTQFLPFNNCMWVRPDSILVAGYSCCPLLFSVNAKNSITFVCKLDSSQKKESGGISAMRKFQSLDRQAKVEVNTSLETIHQNAITCTKIFSGVNGNVAKFSTSGLDGQLVIWDLNLLESSMQNMKIS, from the exons ATGAGTGAACGCCATAGTTTCGGCGTCGAACCGATCACATGCCATGCTTGGAATCATGATAAAACTC agTTAGCGCTATCATTAAACAATCAAGATGTTCACATTTACGAACAGAATAAAGTCACGAATGAGTGGAAGCTGATGCACACCCTGTCTCAGCATGAGCTACGAGTTACGGGTATTGATTGGGCTCCCAGAACTAATCAAATTGTCACTTGCTCAGTG GACCGCAATGCTTATGTATGGAGATTGGATTCGGATGGCAAATGGAAACCATTCTTAGCTATGTTACGAATTAATAGAGCTGCCACCTGTGTGCGATGGTCTCCAGAAG aaaacAAATTTGCTGCTGGCACTGGTGCTAGACTAATATCTGTTAGTTATTTTGAGAAACAGAATAACTGGTGGCTGTCAAAACATATTAAGAAACCCATCAAGTCAACAGTGTCTTGTCTGGACTGGCACCCGAATAACATGTTATTAGTCGTCGGAACAAGTGACTTTAAAGTGAAAGTATACTCTGTCTACATTAAGGACATTGAAGATCCAGCTCCAGCAACCTCATGGGGCTCAAAACATGTATTTGGAACTCCATTAGCTGAATTTCACAATTCCTCCTTCGGAG GAGGCTGGGTGCATAGTGTTGCTTTCAGTGGGGATGGCAATCGGATATGTTGGGTAGCGCACAACTCATCAATCAATATTGCTGATGCCTCTAATGGCAACATAAGTGTCACTAGtttaaaaacacaatttttaccTTTTAATAATTGTATGTGGGTTCGACCTGACAGTATTTTAGTGGCC ggGTACAGTTGCTGTCCACTATTATTCTCAGTGAACGCAAAGAACTCAATTACTTTTGTGTGCAAGTTGGACTCATCGCAAAAGAAAGAATCTGGAGGAATCAG TGCAATGCGCAAGTTTCAGAGCTTGGACCGACAAGCTAAAGTAGAGGTCAATACATCTCTAGAAACAATACATCAAAATGCAATAACGTGCACTAAAATTTTTAGCGGAGTCAATGGCAATGTAGCAAAATTTAGTACCAGTGGCCTCGACGGTCAGCTCGTCATTTGGGATTTAAAT CTACTGGAGAGTTCAAtgcaaaacatgaaaatatCCTAA